One Pseudobutyrivibrio xylanivorans genomic window, TTGCTCAATAATTCCATGATTTTCATTGCCGTATCATCGTCCAAATCATCAAAAGCTCTGGCAAAAGCTAACACAGCTTTTCTCTGCACATTCCCCGCCTTTTTAGAATCAATTCTATATTGCGCCCTTGACTCTTCAATAGCTTCTTCTAATTCCTCCTTTTCACTTGCTGTAAGGTGATAATGGTCAACAAGTTTGGAAACCCAATCAGCAGGAACATTCTTCTTACCATTTTCCACGGCTGAAATAAATGGCAATGAAGCTCCAAGTATTTCAGCCATATCGCCCATTACTTCATGATGCTTGATTCTTAACACACGTACAAATTCACCATATTTTGTATATGACATAATACAAGCTCCTTTCTTTATACTAAAAATATTATCATTACTTTATCCAATAATCGAGTACATTATTTAACCATAATTAGGTTAATCTTTCTTCAAAAAAACACCCCAGGACGGTTGCCCTGAGGTGTAATAAGTCGTATATGATTGTCCAAAGACGTAAAACGTTGTGAAACGATTATCTCTTTGAGAACTGTACGAACGTAAAAAAAGCCCCAGTGGGGCTTTTTTAGTGAGTAGCCTCAAAGCTATGCTTTGAGGTGACCTCGGGAACCGAGGTCATTGGAACAAAAAATCCCTCTGCATAAGCAGAGGGATATATTTGTTCCAATTATCTCTTAGAGAACTGAGGTGCGCGACGAGCAGCCTTTAAGCCGTACTTCTTACGCTCCTTCATACGTGGATCTCTTGTGAGGAATCCTGCAGCCTTAAGTGTAGGTCTGTACTCAGCATCTACCTCAAGGAGTGCACGTGAAATACCGTGTCTGATAGCACCAGCCTGGCCAGTGTATCCGCCACCCTTAACGTTAACGATAACGTCAAACTTCTCTACAGTACCTGTAGCTACAAGTGGCTGACGAACAACTACCTTTAAAGTCTCAAGACCAAGGTACTCGTCGATATCTCTCTTATTTATTGTGATCTTGCCTGTTCCAGGTACAAGATATACTCTAGCAACTGAAGACTTTCTTCTACCAGTTCCGTAATACTTTGTTGTATTCTTAGCCATGATCTACCTCCTATTAAAATGTAAGCACTTCTGGCTTCTGTGCCTGCTGCTTGTGATCTGGTCCAGCGTAAACGAAAAGCTTTGTGTACATCTGACGACCAAGTGGTCCCTTTGGAAGCATGCCC contains:
- the rpsI gene encoding 30S ribosomal protein S9, producing MAKNTTKYYGTGRRKSSVARVYLVPGTGKITINKRDIDEYLGLETLKVVVRQPLVATGTVEKFDVIVNVKGGGYTGQAGAIRHGISRALLEVDAEYRPTLKAAGFLTRDPRMKERKKYGLKAARRAPQFSKR
- a CDS encoding helix-turn-helix domain-containing protein, which codes for MSYTKYGEFVRVLRIKHHEVMGDMAEILGASLPFISAVENGKKNVPADWVSKLVDHYHLTASEKEELEEAIEESRAQYRIDSKKAGNVQRKAVLAFARAFDDLDDDTAMKIMELLSKKEDTSK